A section of the Bifidobacterium sp. ESL0728 genome encodes:
- a CDS encoding C69 family dipeptidase — translation MACTTILVGKDASYDGSTIIARNEDSANGEFNPKRFVVVKPADQPRHYRSVLNHLDIELPDNPLQYTSLPNANLKDGLWGEAGVNEANVAMSATETLTTNERVLGADPFVEFEPAKGKEGESDYVPEVAGGISEEDFLSIVLPYIKTAREGVERLGLLLEQYGTNEMNGVAFSDVNEIWWLETVGGHHWIAKRVPDEAYVTMPNQLGIDEFDLEDAFGEQENHMCSADLNEFIEANHLDLAVEASTPFNPRDAFGSHSDSDHVYNTPRAWYMQRTLNPYDEVWDGPDADHTPESDDIPWARQPERKVTIEDVKYVLSSHYQGTPYDPYGHLGDEHTRHMYRCIGINRQSQLSVMQIRPYRPQSDRAIQWISYGSNPFNALVPFYPNVDTTPAYLEATTTRVTSENLYWENRIIAALCNSAFAETSNAIERYQELTGGMGHRMVAATDEQIARLGGDKEASAESMAQAELNAGNPDGDVEPMEPDQIIAATRNAEVREILRAANQSMADQIKKETDALLDSVLYTASMKMSNGFNRSDN, via the coding sequence ATGGCATGCACCACCATTTTGGTCGGCAAGGACGCGAGCTATGACGGCTCGACCATCATCGCGCGCAACGAGGATTCGGCGAACGGGGAGTTCAACCCGAAGCGTTTCGTCGTGGTCAAGCCCGCCGACCAGCCGCGGCATTATCGCAGTGTGCTCAATCATCTCGACATCGAGCTGCCGGATAATCCGTTGCAGTATACGTCGCTGCCGAACGCCAACCTCAAAGACGGCCTCTGGGGCGAGGCGGGCGTCAACGAGGCGAACGTGGCCATGAGCGCCACCGAAACCCTGACCACCAATGAGCGCGTCCTCGGCGCCGATCCGTTCGTCGAGTTCGAGCCGGCCAAAGGCAAGGAAGGCGAGTCGGACTATGTGCCGGAAGTCGCCGGCGGCATCAGCGAAGAGGATTTCCTCTCCATCGTCCTGCCGTATATCAAGACCGCCCGCGAAGGCGTGGAGCGCTTGGGCTTGCTGCTTGAGCAGTACGGTACCAATGAGATGAACGGTGTCGCCTTCAGCGATGTCAACGAGATCTGGTGGCTTGAGACCGTCGGCGGCCACCATTGGATCGCCAAGCGCGTGCCGGACGAGGCTTACGTCACGATGCCGAACCAGCTGGGCATCGATGAGTTTGATTTGGAAGACGCATTCGGCGAGCAGGAAAATCATATGTGCTCCGCCGACTTGAACGAGTTCATCGAGGCCAACCATCTCGACCTTGCGGTCGAAGCGAGCACCCCGTTCAACCCACGCGACGCCTTCGGTTCGCATTCCGATTCCGACCACGTCTACAACACCCCGCGCGCCTGGTACATGCAGCGCACGCTGAACCCGTATGACGAGGTGTGGGACGGCCCGGACGCCGACCATACCCCCGAATCCGACGACATTCCCTGGGCGCGCCAGCCCGAGCGCAAGGTCACCATCGAAGACGTCAAGTATGTGCTGAGCTCGCACTATCAAGGCACGCCTTACGACCCGTACGGCCATCTCGGAGACGAGCACACCCGCCATATGTACCGTTGCATCGGCATCAACCGCCAGAGCCAGCTTTCTGTGATGCAGATTCGTCCCTATCGTCCACAGTCCGATCGAGCCATCCAGTGGATTTCCTACGGCTCGAACCCGTTCAACGCGCTGGTTCCGTTCTATCCGAACGTCGACACCACGCCGGCCTACCTCGAAGCGACCACCACCCGTGTGACTTCCGAGAACCTTTATTGGGAGAACCGCATCATCGCGGCGCTCTGCAACTCCGCGTTTGCCGAGACCTCCAATGCCATCGAGCGCTATCAGGAGCTCACCGGTGGCATGGGGCACCGTATGGTCGCGGCCACCGACGAACAGATCGCCCGACTCGGCGGCGACAAGGAGGCCAGCGCCGAATCGATGGCCCAGGCCGAGCTCAACGCTGGCAACCCCGATGGCGACGTCGAGCCGATGGAGCCCGACCAGATCATCGCCGCCACCCGCAACGCCGAGGTGCGCGAGATTCTGCGTGCCGCCAACCAGTCGATGGCCGATCAGATCAAGAAGGAGACCGACGCGCTGCTCGATTCTGTGCTCTACACGGCTTCGATGAAGATGTCCAACGGTTTCAACCGCTCCGACAACTGA
- the tmk gene encoding dTMP kinase, giving the protein MSGVFISFEGVDGVGKTTQVERLKSYVEELGREVVVTREPGGTKLGVALRQLLLHGGDIAPRTEALLFAADRAQHVAEVIRPALARGAVVISDRYIDSSLAYQAGGRELTQEEVRKLSLWATNNLLPERTYLLDMDPAASHGRLDHSEDRMESAGDGFQERTRWAFLDLAAQEKSRFKVIDASKPIDEVWNQIRADADDLLADWSCGL; this is encoded by the coding sequence ATGAGCGGGGTATTTATTTCGTTTGAGGGTGTCGACGGGGTGGGGAAGACCACGCAGGTCGAGCGCCTGAAAAGCTATGTCGAAGAGCTGGGGCGCGAGGTCGTGGTCACCCGTGAACCGGGCGGAACCAAGCTGGGGGTGGCGTTGCGGCAGTTGCTGCTTCATGGCGGCGATATCGCACCGCGCACAGAGGCGCTGCTCTTTGCCGCCGATCGTGCCCAGCATGTCGCCGAGGTCATCCGGCCGGCGCTCGCGCGGGGAGCCGTGGTCATTTCCGACCGTTATATCGATTCGTCGCTGGCCTATCAGGCCGGGGGGCGCGAGCTGACACAAGAGGAAGTGCGCAAGCTGAGCCTGTGGGCGACGAATAATCTGCTGCCGGAACGCACGTACTTGCTTGATATGGATCCTGCGGCTTCGCACGGCCGGCTTGACCACAGCGAGGACCGTATGGAATCGGCCGGTGACGGGTTCCAGGAACGGACGCGTTGGGCATTCTTGGATTTGGCGGCGCAAGAAAAATCTCGGTTCAAGGTCATCGATGCGTCCAAGCCGATTGATGAGGTATGGAATCAGATTCGCGCCGATGCCGATGATTTGCTGGCGGATTGGTCGTGCGGGTTGTAA
- a CDS encoding DNA-3-methyladenine glycosylase, with translation MFPSFLSEDAETVAKGLLGCLLIREIDGETLAVRIVETEAYDQLDPASHTFRGLSERNRAMFGPSGHAYIYLIYGMNLCMNVTAFEEGFGAGALIRAAEPMDARTVEIIEKRRGGRRIKDCLNGPGKICKSLGITMDLYGHDLRKPPLSLETGSLRPGERIEATQRIGISKAKDRPRRFIIAGNPYLSR, from the coding sequence ATGTTTCCTTCATTTTTGAGTGAAGACGCCGAAACCGTGGCGAAGGGGTTGCTTGGTTGCCTTCTTATTCGTGAAATCGACGGCGAGACCCTGGCCGTGCGCATCGTGGAAACCGAGGCTTACGACCAGCTCGACCCCGCAAGCCACACGTTTCGTGGCTTGAGCGAACGCAACCGCGCGATGTTCGGCCCGTCCGGCCACGCCTATATTTACCTGATTTATGGCATGAATCTGTGTATGAACGTCACTGCATTCGAGGAAGGCTTCGGCGCAGGTGCACTGATTCGCGCCGCCGAACCCATGGATGCCAGAACCGTTGAAATCATTGAAAAGCGCCGTGGTGGCCGCCGCATCAAGGACTGCCTCAACGGCCCGGGCAAGATCTGCAAGTCGCTCGGCATCACGATGGATCTTTACGGCCACGATCTTCGCAAGCCGCCGCTGAGCTTGGAAACAGGTTCGTTGCGTCCCGGCGAACGCATCGAGGCCACCCAGCGCATCGGCATCAGCAAGGCCAAAGACCGCCCGCGCCGCTTCATCATCGCCGGCAACCCTTATCTTTCACGGTAG
- a CDS encoding phenylpyruvate tautomerase MIF-related protein has translation MPVIHTHVSVSTTQAQREALKAAYGKAITTVPGKTESWLMCPFEDNMPIYFGGTDEKPAAYVEVNVMGAPESIDRTVWEAMTKQIMAALHDELGVPEDRTYIRYTATGDWGWNGGNF, from the coding sequence ATGCCAGTCATTCATACCCACGTTTCCGTTTCCACCACGCAGGCCCAACGCGAGGCGCTCAAGGCTGCGTACGGCAAGGCCATCACCACCGTCCCCGGCAAGACCGAGAGCTGGCTGATGTGCCCATTCGAAGACAATATGCCGATTTACTTCGGCGGCACCGACGAGAAGCCGGCGGCCTACGTCGAGGTCAACGTCATGGGCGCGCCCGAGAGCATCGACCGAACCGTTTGGGAGGCGATGACCAAGCAGATCATGGCCGCGCTTCATGACGAGCTTGGTGTGCCCGAGGACCGCACCTACATCCGCTACACGGCCACAGGCGACTGGGGCTGGAACGGCGGCAACTTCTAA
- a CDS encoding formate--tetrahydrofolate ligase: MALIDQFTTQYGLVKKIDAFGYLDYLKNHAEEPRKHGQVVLVTADTPLKASRGEGKTTTTIALIDALRARGIDATAVLRQPSMGITAAGSKGGASGGGKSSLSHPELIDWGLCGEMAAIENAQNLLVSFAEKAVDEGRIDTILVPRVSEVPSRSLRQIAVDRGKGNVPERVVLTPTCELMQIVVLSHSMDEIAGRVSKMVAGTKDGNPVTFGEFIDLWRITGILGDAVKPAQTETVNGSPVYVHCGPFANVSLGIPSLISVEMACALHDVVVVEAGYGADAGAQKWLDIACREFGAEWPAAAVVVTRASTWRDDPKLAWRYPFHVHRLENLGIPTFPLVNLWDGEDDQIDSLRDTAKSLNFRNPIIGNLFRDGGEALAPQLDAFVHALDSANNAANSTNAPADSADPEAANNRASHKGMGLVEDVKWIADNAYGVPADRVLFKLGFTDSLAAATELCNGVGTSIDDLAVVAVKSPATMTDDDSAATDERTVTLKKVEPHLGAGVVQVNLTTSLTTPMPKIV, from the coding sequence ATGGCTCTGATCGATCAATTCACTACCCAGTATGGACTGGTCAAAAAAATCGACGCATTCGGGTATCTCGATTACCTGAAAAATCACGCCGAAGAGCCGCGCAAACACGGACAGGTCGTGCTGGTCACCGCCGATACGCCATTGAAGGCTTCGCGCGGTGAGGGCAAAACCACCACCACCATCGCATTGATTGACGCCCTGCGTGCCCGTGGTATCGACGCGACCGCCGTGCTGCGCCAGCCGAGCATGGGCATCACCGCAGCAGGTTCCAAAGGCGGCGCTTCCGGCGGCGGCAAGTCCTCGCTTTCGCATCCCGAGCTGATTGACTGGGGTCTGTGTGGCGAAATGGCCGCCATCGAAAACGCGCAGAACCTGCTGGTTTCCTTCGCGGAGAAGGCCGTGGATGAAGGTCGTATCGATACGATTCTCGTGCCGCGTGTCTCGGAAGTCCCGTCGCGCTCGCTGCGTCAGATTGCCGTGGACCGTGGCAAGGGAAACGTGCCCGAGCGCGTGGTGTTGACTCCGACCTGCGAACTGATGCAGATTGTGGTTCTTTCTCATTCCATGGACGAGATCGCCGGGCGCGTCTCCAAAATGGTGGCCGGCACCAAGGACGGCAACCCCGTTACTTTCGGTGAATTCATTGATTTGTGGCGCATCACCGGTATCCTCGGCGACGCGGTGAAGCCGGCTCAGACCGAAACCGTCAACGGCTCGCCGGTCTACGTGCACTGCGGCCCATTCGCCAACGTGTCGTTGGGTATCCCGAGCCTGATTTCGGTGGAGATGGCCTGCGCTTTGCACGACGTGGTGGTGGTCGAGGCCGGTTATGGTGCCGATGCCGGTGCCCAGAAATGGCTTGACATCGCCTGCCGCGAGTTTGGAGCAGAATGGCCGGCCGCTGCCGTGGTGGTCACCCGCGCCTCGACCTGGCGCGACGACCCGAAGCTCGCCTGGCGCTACCCGTTCCACGTGCATCGCCTCGAAAACCTTGGTATTCCAACCTTCCCGCTGGTCAATCTCTGGGACGGCGAGGATGACCAGATCGATTCCCTGCGCGACACTGCCAAGTCGCTGAACTTCCGCAATCCGATTATCGGAAACCTCTTCCGTGACGGCGGCGAGGCTCTGGCCCCTCAGCTTGATGCGTTCGTGCACGCGCTGGATTCGGCGAATAACGCCGCCAACTCCACGAACGCTCCCGCTGATTCCGCCGACCCGGAAGCCGCGAACAACCGCGCCAGCCACAAGGGCATGGGCCTGGTCGAGGACGTGAAGTGGATTGCCGACAACGCTTACGGCGTTCCTGCCGACCGCGTGCTCTTCAAACTGGGCTTCACCGACTCCCTTGCCGCAGCGACCGAACTTTGCAACGGCGTCGGCACGAGCATCGACGACCTCGCGGTGGTCGCGGTCAAGTCCCCGGCGACGATGACCGACGACGATTCCGCCGCAACCGACGAACGCACCGTAACGCTCAAGAAAGTTGAGCCGCATCTCGGCGCCGGCGTCGTTCAGGTCAACCTCACCACTTCTCTGACGACCCCGATGCCCAAGATCGTCTGA
- a CDS encoding DNA polymerase III subunit delta' yields the protein MSVWDSIVGQEQVVERLRAVASGDPKAIAQSWLICGPPGSGRSNVARAFAAALESPSHGLSNEPERSSEQVLAGTHPDVTILATNKVTIGIDEVRDLIETSEQTPSIAPWRIIIIEDVDRMLERTTNVLLKEIEEPSPHTIWLLCAPSAEDVLPTIRSRTRVINLAVPSTQSVAKFLETQENIEPKLAAQCARLAEGHIGVAKLYATNERVRSDRAELVSGVLNMRKASDAVLLAGQLIDNAKAQAQSDVEEKAGEQEAEFRRINGLGEKDRIPPQLRGAFNQIGKKADIKRRATRRSRDVLDRDLNTVASIYRDVSVLQNNAEESAGLINREKRSSLVNLAERLTRQGVVDRLEAISVARRRLNGNGNQTLLFEALFCALLA from the coding sequence ATGAGCGTATGGGACTCGATCGTCGGCCAGGAGCAGGTCGTGGAGCGGCTGCGTGCCGTCGCGTCCGGCGACCCGAAAGCCATCGCCCAGTCATGGCTGATTTGCGGCCCTCCCGGATCCGGTCGATCCAACGTTGCGCGTGCGTTCGCAGCGGCTTTGGAAAGCCCAAGTCACGGCTTGAGCAACGAACCGGAACGTTCAAGCGAACAGGTTCTGGCCGGAACACATCCCGATGTCACCATATTGGCGACGAACAAGGTCACCATCGGCATCGATGAGGTTCGTGATTTGATCGAGACTTCCGAGCAGACGCCGAGTATCGCTCCATGGCGGATCATCATCATCGAAGATGTTGACCGTATGCTTGAACGCACCACCAACGTGCTCCTGAAAGAGATCGAGGAACCCAGCCCCCACACCATCTGGCTCTTGTGCGCGCCGAGTGCCGAGGATGTGCTGCCGACCATTCGTTCGCGCACGCGCGTCATCAATCTTGCGGTGCCGTCAACGCAATCCGTCGCGAAATTCCTGGAAACGCAGGAAAACATCGAACCGAAACTGGCCGCTCAGTGTGCACGTCTGGCGGAAGGGCATATCGGCGTAGCCAAGCTCTACGCCACCAACGAGCGGGTGCGTAGTGACCGTGCTGAGCTGGTTTCTGGCGTGCTCAATATGCGTAAAGCCTCGGATGCTGTACTGCTTGCGGGTCAGCTCATCGACAACGCCAAGGCCCAGGCGCAAAGTGACGTTGAAGAGAAGGCGGGCGAGCAGGAAGCAGAGTTCCGGCGCATCAATGGTTTGGGTGAAAAGGACCGAATTCCGCCGCAATTGCGGGGTGCCTTCAACCAGATCGGCAAAAAGGCCGATATCAAGCGCAGAGCCACCAGGCGCAGCCGCGATGTGCTCGACCGGGATCTCAACACCGTCGCCAGCATCTATCGTGACGTCTCCGTGTTGCAAAACAACGCCGAAGAATCGGCCGGCCTGATCAACAGGGAAAAGCGTTCGTCCCTCGTCAATCTGGCCGAGCGTCTGACCCGCCAAGGCGTGGTCGACCGACTCGAGGCCATCTCCGTCGCCCGCCGCCGCCTCAACGGCAACGGCAATCAGACGCTCCTCTTTGAAGCCTTGTTCTGCGCGCTGTTGGCGTGA
- a CDS encoding YwiC-like family protein has product MSNNETKSDKSVAKNGLMRESENDAFPSKGKKEAAAAGEFRSPLARKTNKAATKPPHHTNIWLPDQPGAWVMALFPAVGGAIISGICWRNVWLLVAWTLCYCFQFSAARWLAVRSHEAKDARKRRSNIYFVPAAVYLIATAVVGIPVFIFAPRLLWWIPAYAILAALSFVAAWLRRERTLWGNAVAVIAAGGMALLTASLGSKYFVPATPHESLASRLSPILALNSTVAANSGNAATMVYQGNSPSVSYFSLTSQYFLDSPLLPKAGVIAALTFILTEYASVVFVKTMFRKYGNHGYYALSIIYHAILAALGFLAPTLLQNLAGLAFPHGAMAGTLLWGIASTLLLLIAIIAPHHKRMKAMQVGGIEAGTSLMNLIVIVATLA; this is encoded by the coding sequence ATGAGTAACAACGAGACAAAGTCGGATAAATCCGTCGCAAAAAATGGATTGATGCGAGAATCCGAAAACGATGCTTTTCCTTCCAAAGGAAAAAAGGAAGCCGCAGCTGCCGGTGAATTCCGTTCACCTTTGGCTCGGAAAACCAACAAAGCGGCAACGAAACCGCCACACCACACCAACATCTGGCTGCCGGACCAGCCGGGAGCTTGGGTCATGGCGCTGTTTCCGGCGGTTGGAGGCGCTATCATCAGCGGGATCTGCTGGCGCAACGTCTGGCTTCTGGTGGCCTGGACGCTGTGCTACTGCTTCCAATTCTCCGCCGCCCGTTGGCTTGCAGTCCGCTCGCACGAAGCCAAAGATGCTCGGAAACGCCGCTCAAATATCTACTTCGTTCCGGCGGCGGTTTATCTTATTGCCACAGCCGTAGTCGGCATTCCGGTTTTCATATTCGCGCCAAGACTGCTCTGGTGGATCCCGGCCTACGCCATTCTCGCCGCGCTTTCGTTTGTGGCCGCTTGGCTGCGGCGCGAACGGACGCTCTGGGGCAACGCCGTCGCGGTCATCGCTGCAGGCGGCATGGCGCTGCTCACCGCCTCACTTGGCTCGAAGTACTTCGTTCCGGCCACCCCACACGAAAGCCTCGCATCCAGATTGTCTCCGATTTTGGCTTTAAATAGCACTGTCGCCGCCAATTCAGGCAATGCCGCCACCATGGTTTACCAGGGCAATTCCCCGTCCGTTTCATACTTCTCACTCACGTCGCAGTATTTCCTGGACTCACCGCTGTTGCCGAAAGCCGGCGTCATCGCCGCGCTTACTTTTATCCTCACCGAATATGCTTCAGTCGTTTTCGTCAAGACCATGTTCCGCAAATACGGAAATCACGGTTATTACGCACTGTCCATTATTTACCACGCAATCCTTGCTGCGCTTGGTTTCCTGGCACCAACGCTGTTGCAGAACCTTGCCGGATTGGCATTTCCCCATGGTGCCATGGCCGGTACTCTGCTTTGGGGCATCGCCTCCACCCTGCTGCTGCTGATCGCCATCATCGCACCACATCACAAGCGCATGAAAGCCATGCAGGTCGGCGGCATCGAAGCCGGCACCAGCCTGATGAACCTCATCGTCATCGTGGCGACGTTGGCATAA
- a CDS encoding phosphomevalonate kinase, which produces MSGRRAQEPGSSVATAPGKLYIAGEYAVVEHGHPAILVAVNRLLTARITELDTSANQPQPFGVDPVGRIHSAGHPEASVTWRRRAGRAVPDVEQPGAAFVLSVIHAVEELAQQQGKDLKIYDVNIESELDDASGRKYGLGSSAAVTVAMMKALTAFYGLELDPIQQYKLAFVSASRAQKVGSGGDLAASLFGGCIRFTAVDRQWVTNRLQDTALSDLIDMPWPGLSIARLRAFKPGSSLHLMVGWTGNPSSTPSLVGHVQQQSAAEHERLYQNFLSGSDACVDALAQALVADDEQGVIAHVREARKLLQDLSSFTGVTIETPALRALVEVAESHGVAAKSSGAGGGDCGIAIAGPNADRSAITRGWQEKSIVPLDLSVHAPQVELAEWTGGVLDDVSAGIMGSARAQENFLGPARGNQAAGAAGAAGVAGAAGVVGNAGVPDIRSVGGVDSIGGIDDSGIAGDAGIHSAGVGGSGMSNLPVSNIAAGHVLGADSGISGAGSNRKDDHVRLALAEHADEQRNAFDDLAFIHQSLGSIDVADVDMTTQVCGATLDVPFYINAMTGGSAKTGAINASFARVAAATGVAMASGSQHAAIRDPQLESTFTTIRKHDPSGFVFANVGLSVSVEQALHAIEMIGADALQIHINAAQELVMPEGTRDFDAWPTRIAAIVKASPVPVMVKEVGFGMSARTMRQLAELGVQTVDVSGRGGTDFARIENARRAGHEYGYMAGWGQSTALCLLALLPGECDALNNDGVCKSASSSGGPTNGKTRLNVGIVGSRTDDANNAERSDVAGSDANNAGRSDVAGSDANNAEHSDVAYAVADTDGVDNAENDGNHTNVTGVAVLASGGVRNPLDVVKALALGAKAVGISGHFLQVLNASGEDGLIAEINSWKSQVRSLMALLGAKTVDGLRATDLLVTGKTAEEARLLGVDLPALAKRC; this is translated from the coding sequence ATGAGCGGTAGGCGAGCCCAGGAACCAGGCAGCAGCGTAGCGACGGCCCCCGGGAAACTGTATATCGCCGGCGAATACGCCGTGGTCGAGCATGGTCATCCCGCGATTCTCGTCGCTGTCAACCGACTTCTGACCGCCCGTATCACCGAGCTCGACACTTCCGCCAATCAGCCTCAGCCTTTCGGCGTCGACCCCGTTGGCCGTATCCATTCCGCGGGCCATCCCGAGGCTTCCGTGACTTGGCGGCGTCGCGCTGGGCGTGCGGTGCCCGACGTGGAGCAGCCCGGCGCGGCTTTTGTGCTTTCTGTCATTCATGCGGTTGAGGAACTGGCCCAGCAGCAGGGCAAAGACCTCAAAATCTACGACGTCAATATCGAAAGCGAACTTGACGATGCCTCCGGACGCAAATACGGGCTAGGCTCGTCGGCTGCGGTGACGGTGGCGATGATGAAAGCGCTGACGGCTTTCTATGGCCTCGAACTCGACCCGATTCAGCAATACAAACTGGCCTTTGTTTCGGCCAGCCGCGCCCAGAAAGTCGGTTCCGGCGGCGATCTGGCGGCGAGCCTTTTCGGCGGCTGCATCCGTTTCACGGCGGTCGACCGGCAGTGGGTCACCAACCGCTTGCAGGACACCGCGCTGAGCGACCTGATCGATATGCCTTGGCCTGGGCTGAGCATTGCGCGACTCCGGGCGTTCAAGCCCGGCTCGAGCCTGCATCTGATGGTCGGTTGGACCGGCAACCCCTCGTCCACGCCTTCTCTGGTCGGCCACGTCCAGCAGCAAAGCGCTGCCGAGCACGAGCGGTTGTATCAGAATTTTTTGAGCGGTAGTGATGCCTGTGTTGATGCTCTGGCCCAAGCATTGGTCGCCGACGACGAGCAGGGCGTCATCGCGCACGTCCGCGAGGCTCGCAAACTGTTGCAGGACCTTTCGTCGTTCACCGGCGTCACCATCGAGACCCCGGCCTTGCGTGCGCTGGTCGAGGTGGCCGAAAGCCATGGCGTGGCAGCGAAAAGCTCCGGTGCGGGCGGTGGCGATTGCGGCATCGCGATTGCCGGGCCGAACGCCGACAGGTCCGCCATCACCCGTGGCTGGCAGGAGAAAAGCATCGTTCCGCTCGATTTGTCGGTCCATGCTCCGCAGGTCGAGCTGGCCGAGTGGACGGGTGGCGTTTTGGACGATGTGTCTGCTGGAATTATGGGGAGTGCGCGTGCCCAGGAAAATTTTTTAGGACCGGCTCGCGGTAATCAAGCCGCCGGTGCTGCTGGTGCTGCCGGGGTAGCTGGTGCCGCTGGCGTCGTTGGCAATGCCGGTGTCCCGGATATTCGTAGTGTTGGTGGCGTTGACAGTATCGGCGGCATTGACGATTCTGGTATTGCTGGTGATGCCGGTATCCACAGTGCTGGTGTCGGCGGTTCGGGAATGTCGAATTTACCTGTTTCAAATATTGCCGCTGGTCATGTACTTGGCGCAGATTCAGGGATTTCCGGGGCTGGCTCGAATCGTAAGGACGACCACGTGCGTCTGGCGCTCGCTGAGCATGCCGACGAGCAGCGCAACGCCTTCGACGATTTGGCCTTTATCCATCAGAGCTTGGGCAGCATCGATGTCGCCGATGTGGATATGACCACGCAAGTCTGTGGGGCGACGTTGGACGTGCCGTTTTATATCAACGCGATGACCGGCGGATCGGCCAAAACCGGGGCAATCAACGCTTCCTTCGCCCGTGTCGCCGCTGCGACCGGCGTGGCCATGGCCTCCGGTTCGCAGCACGCCGCGATTCGCGACCCGCAACTTGAATCTACGTTCACCACGATTCGTAAGCATGATCCATCCGGTTTTGTTTTCGCGAACGTTGGGCTTTCGGTGAGTGTCGAGCAGGCGTTGCATGCCATCGAGATGATTGGAGCCGACGCCTTGCAGATTCACATCAACGCCGCCCAGGAGCTTGTGATGCCTGAAGGTACCCGCGATTTCGACGCTTGGCCGACGCGTATCGCCGCCATCGTCAAGGCCTCGCCGGTGCCGGTGATGGTCAAGGAAGTCGGCTTTGGCATGAGCGCGCGGACCATGCGGCAACTGGCTGAGCTCGGTGTGCAGACCGTCGATGTCAGCGGCCGTGGCGGTACCGATTTCGCACGTATCGAAAACGCTCGGCGAGCAGGGCACGAATACGGCTACATGGCCGGTTGGGGCCAGTCCACGGCCTTGTGCCTGCTGGCGTTGCTGCCCGGTGAGTGTGATGCATTGAATAACGATGGCGTTTGCAAATCCGCGTCGAGTTCCGGTGGTCCAACAAATGGGAAGACGAGACTTAATGTGGGTATTGTCGGCTCGCGTACCGATGACGCGAATAATGCTGAACGTTCCGATGTGGCCGGTTCCGACGCGAATAATGCCGGACGTTCCGATGTGGCCGGTTCCGACGCGAATAATGCAGAACATTCCGATGTGGCCTATGCCGTCGCAGATACCGACGGTGTTGACAACGCTGAAAATGACGGAAACCATACCAACGTAACTGGCGTTGCCGTGCTCGCTTCCGGCGGCGTGCGCAACCCGCTGGACGTGGTGAAGGCGCTGGCGTTGGGTGCGAAGGCAGTGGGTATTTCAGGCCATTTTCTGCAGGTGTTGAACGCATCCGGTGAAGATGGTCTGATTGCCGAAATCAACAGTTGGAAGAGTCAGGTGCGTTCGCTGATGGCGCTGCTTGGCGCGAAAACCGTTGACGGTTTGCGTGCTACGGACCTGTTGGTCACCGGCAAAACCGCCGAAGAGGCGCGTTTGCTGGGAGTCGACTTGCCGGCGCTCGCGAAACGTTGCTGA
- a CDS encoding YbhB/YbcL family Raf kinase inhibitor-like protein gives MKISADFTTIPDDFTGAAAPEYKVDGTPIVSFPFYIDEVQANMHYLHWQLTDPDSIPVCGFEWIHWSAANVPIDALMFDFNDSHALQIPPDFSRQLPTMIPEAAQGRTSAASKFVGSSNPSVTMRYNGPTPPDKPHGYVLHVWATVDPLPDMRQGFWLNDLYHKILAYSGPIDDAEITFIGNPAK, from the coding sequence ATGAAGATTTCAGCAGATTTCACGACTATTCCCGACGATTTCACCGGGGCAGCGGCGCCCGAATACAAGGTCGACGGCACGCCGATCGTCTCGTTCCCGTTCTACATCGACGAGGTGCAGGCCAACATGCATTATCTGCACTGGCAGCTGACCGACCCGGACTCGATTCCCGTCTGTGGCTTCGAGTGGATCCATTGGTCGGCCGCCAACGTGCCAATCGACGCGCTGATGTTCGATTTCAACGATTCCCATGCCCTGCAGATTCCGCCGGACTTTTCGCGCCAACTGCCGACGATGATTCCCGAGGCTGCGCAGGGACGTACGAGCGCTGCCAGCAAGTTCGTAGGTTCGAGCAATCCCTCGGTGACGATGCGTTACAACGGCCCGACCCCTCCCGACAAGCCCCACGGTTATGTGCTGCACGTCTGGGCCACGGTCGACCCGCTGCCGGATATGCGTCAGGGCTTCTGGCTCAACGATTTGTACCATAAGATTCTTGCTTATAGCGGCCCGATTGATGACGCTGAGATTACTTTTATCGGTAATCCGGCCAAATAA